A stretch of the Papaver somniferum cultivar HN1 chromosome 6, ASM357369v1, whole genome shotgun sequence genome encodes the following:
- the LOC113287445 gene encoding rhodanese-like domain-containing protein 9, chloroplastic has protein sequence MASLGCCSSLSLTRTSQLNFSNNHKRIMTCKPLRKRNVEIRAEVNYVSSDEAKELVSAEGYVVLDVRDSSQYDRAHIKSCYHVPLFIEDKDNDPGTIVKRTVHNNFSGLFFGIPFTKRNTEFVKSVRSQFSPDSKLLLVCQEGLRSSAAANELEKAGFENISCITSGLQSVKPGTFESVGSAELQNAGKAGLVTVQGKISAVLGTVLICAYLFITFFPDQAEKILQMVPGS, from the exons ATGGCAAGCTTAGGTTGCTGTTCTTCCCTTTCTCTCACAAG GACATCTCAGTTGAACTTCAGTAATAACCACAAAAGAATTATGACCTGCAAACCACTCCGCAAGAGAAATGTGGAAATTAGAGCTGAAGTTAATTATGTGAGCAGCGACGAGGCCAAAGAACTTGTATCTGCAGAGGGGTATGTGGTTTTGGATGTACGGGACAGTTCTCAATATGATCGAGCACATATTAAATCATGTTATCACGTGCCTCTTTTTATCGAAGACAAGGACAATGATCCAG gtacgattgtgaaaaggactGTGCACAACAACTTTTCAGGGTTGTTCTTTGGCATACCATTCACTAAGCGTAACACAGAATTTGTGAAGTCTGTTAGAAGTCAGTTTTCGCCAGATAGTAAATTGTTACTAGTCTGCCAAGAAGGATTGAG GTCTTCTGCAGCTGCTAATGAACTGGAAAAAGCAGGGTTTGAAAACATATCTTGTATAACCTCTGGGCTTCAGTCAGTAAAGCCAG GAACATTTGAATCAGTTGGTTCAGCTGAGCTGCAAAATGCAGGCAAGGCTGGACTGGTAACCGTTCAGGGCAAGATCTCAGCTGTACTTGGCACAGTTCTCATTT GCGCATATCTTTTCATAACCTTCTTCCCGGATCAAGCAGAGAAAATACTTCAGATGGTCCCAGGAAGCTAG
- the LOC113287444 gene encoding TBCC domain-containing protein 1-like, whose translation MNEEAEPPSLSSSVKEEIFVRVRREPFEYGLLPIPKLIFSDGTVTLGPLKDKLVEKASTSSYRIDADGISQVLNISTDYAHLVIQTLASVLPSSDFDPIATQSNALTADVYHLILFLYIQSYKKLLPRTHKDSASVSDVWPSTSAFDGFVSFLSPLQLMRSNSRRFMPSQADEESHQLSYLQKHLANILSLLADSVDGEDEESLVLTLERFEHLGFLIQFGEKGSNRIPLSQAAPFFANSDPDMPAIPVPAGQVHDWILQNIEAALEHKISSKEGGSTVAADQDIPMADSGPISCKGLSEGSQSFVEGISKTSVVKQASDLKGSSVKVLNCQDAVVYILAPLKYATVYGCSDATIVFGAIGKAVRVEHCERLQVITATKRITIANCRECVFYVGVNQRPLFLGDNHKLQVAPYNTFYSQLQEHLSQVGVDTTINKWNEPLVLGVVDPHDSLSHPAGVSDVQAESATCLNPDHFTNFVIPNWYGSETPNPTKQNPFALPDMYMASQKKNHQGLEEIRQALRDIQLEENRKRELSCALHVYFKDWLYASGNIRQLYCLHGD comes from the exons ATGAACGAAGAAGCTGAGCCACCATCACTGTCTTCTTCTGTAAAAGAAGAAATATTTGTTCGAGTTAGAAGAGAACCATTCGAGTATGGACTTCTTCCAATTCCAAAACTCATCTTCTCAGATGGAACTGTAACCCTAGGTCCACTCAAAGATAAACTCGTTGAAAAAGCATCTACATCTTCGTATCGTATTGATGCTGATGGCATTTCTCAAGTCCTTAATATCTCGACCGATTATGCTCATCTTGTTATTCAGACACTTGCTTCTGTACTCCCTTCATCTGATTTTGATCCCATCGCCACTCAATCAAATGCTCTAACTGCTGATGTTTATCATCTCATTTTATTTCTCTACATTCAATCTTACAAAAAGCTTCTTCCAAGAACTCATAAAGATTCCGCTTCCGTATCTGATGTTTGGCCTTCAACATCTGCATTTGATGGTTTCGTTTCGTTTCTATCTCCATTGCAG CTTATGCGCAGCAACAGCCGTCGGTTTATGCCGTCCCAGGCTGATGAGGAGTCCCATCAGTTATCGTATTTACAGAAGCACCTGGCTAACATACTTTCTCTATTGGCGGACTCAGTGGATGGGGAAGATGAGGAATCCCTG GTCTTGACCTTAGAACGGTTTGAGCATTTAGGATTTCTTATTCAGTTCGGGGAAAAGGGATCTAACAGAATTCCATTGAGTCAGGCTGCTCCGTTTTTTGCAAATTCAGATCCAGACATGCCTGCCATTCCTGTTCCTGCAGGACAAGTTCATGATTGGATCCTACAAAATATTGAAGCTGCATTAGAACACAAAATTAGTTCAAAAGAAGGCGGGTCAACTGTGGCCGCTGATCAGGATATCCCTATGGCTGACTCAGGTCCCATTTCATGCAAGGGGTTGAGTGAAGGTAGTCAGAGTTTTGTAGAGGGTATCTCCAAAACTTCAGTGGTAAAGCAAGCATCTGATCTTAAGGGATCTTCTGTAAAG GTTCTTAATTGTCAGGACGCAGTGGTCTACATATTAGCACCGTTAAAATATGCAACTGTGTACGGATGTTCAGATGCAACTATAGTTTTTGGAGCTATTGGGAAA GCCGTTCGTGTGGAGCACTGTGAACGACTTCAAGTGATCACTGCAACTAAACGGATAACCATTGCCAATTGTCGTGAGTGCGTGTTCTATGTAGGAGTAAATCAGCGGCCACTATTTCTTGGGGATAATCATAAGTTGCAG GTGGCCCCATACAATACTTTCTATTCGCAGCTGCAAGAGCACCTGAGCCAAGTTGGTGTTGATACAACTATAAACAAATGGAATGAACCACTTGTTCTGGGTGTGGTGGATCCACACGATTCATTATCTCATCCTGCAGGGGTCTCTGATGTTCAAGCTGAGTCTGCTACATGCCTAAATCCTGATCATTTTACCAACTTCGTG ATTCCTAACTGGTATGGCAGTGAAACACCGAACCCGACGAAACAAAATCCATTTGCATTGCCTGATATGTACATGGCATCTCAGAAAAAAAAT CATCAGGGTCTAGAGGAGATCAGACAGGCTTTACGAGATATTCAACTTGAAGAGAATCGAAAACGGGAATTATCATGTGCTCTCCACGTATATTTTAAGGATTGGCTGTATG CTTCAGGAAATATCCGCCAGCTCTATTGCTTACACGGTGATTAA